The proteins below are encoded in one region of Rhododendron vialii isolate Sample 1 chromosome 7a, ASM3025357v1:
- the LOC131333859 gene encoding ACT domain-containing protein ACR2 isoform X2 gives MKKVSSPYFDPEFDSLTERIFGPDCRVSIDNESLRDCTVIKVDSVNKQGLLLEVVQVLTDMNLNISKSYISSDAGWFMDVFHAKDAHGNKVTDQRTINYIQQAIGTTTRETQKRKSITSKMNEPEPHSEPKAIEMTGPDRPGLFSEISAALAELQCNVVEAHAWSHNARLACVAYISDQSTDVPIDDRRLAAIEDHLTTVLRATTAQNPAGEFSKQQEVKTAGLPEGEGSMMTKVERRLHQLMLSVRDFDRPVVKLGQLNGTTAGDQELGMMRWGSNSSTVSIESCKEKGYSIVTVQCKDRPRLMFDTVCTLTDMQYVVFHASIDSHRGYAFQEYFIRHVDGCALNTDGEKERVIKCLEAAIERRVCEGVRLELCAKNRAGLLSDITRVLRENGLLVVRADIATHGAKAVNAFYVRDISGNDVDMEFIDQSMKRQIGPIDLAVKKEKSMMPSLIDRPRFSIGDILKSQLERFSHSFVTIK, from the exons ATGAAGAAAGTTAGTTCGCCATACTTTGATCCAGAGTTTGATAGTCTTACAGAGAGGATATTCGGCCCGGA TTGCAGAGTTTCCATTGACAATGAAAGCTTAAGAGATTGCACCGTCATAAAG GTAGATAGTGTAAACAAGCAGGGTCTACTTCTGGAAGTGGTGCAAGTACTAACAGATATGAACCTCAACATCTCCAAAAGCTACATATCCAGTGATGCTGGCTGGTTCATGGATG TTTTTCACGCGAAAGATGCGCATGGGAACAAGGTTACAGACCAAAGAACGATCAACTACATCCAGCAG GCAATAGGAACAACTACTAGAGAAACCCAAAAGAGAAAGTCCATAACCAGTAAAATGAACGAGCCCGAACCACACAGTGAGCCCAAAGCAATTGAAATGACTGGGCCTGACCGGCCCGGCCTGTTTTCGGAGATATCCGCAGCCTTAGCTGAGCTCCAATGCAACGTGGTGGAAGCCCATGCATGGAGCCACAATGCACGTTTGGCCTGTGTTGCCTACATCTCGGACCAATCTACCGACGTCCCCATCGACGACCGCCGGCTTGCCGCCATCGAGGACCATCTCACCACCGTGCTCCGGGCGACCACGGCACAAAACCCTGCTGGAGAGTTTTCGAAACAGCAAGAGGTGAAGACTGCTGGCCTCCCAGAAGGAGAAG GTAGTATGATGACTAAGGTGGAGCGTCGGTTGCACCAACTGATGCTTTCGGTGCGGGACTTCGATAGGCCCGTGGTGAAGTTGGGGCAGCTGAATGGTACTACAGCTGGTGATCAGGAGCTAGGGATGATGAGGTGGGGCAGTAATAGTAGTACTGTGAGCATAGAGAGTTGTAAAGAGAAGGGGTATTCGATAGTGACAGTGCAGTGTAAGGATCGACCCAGGCTTATGTTTGATACGGTGTGTACGCTTACGGATATGCAGTATGTGGTTTTCCATGCTTCCATTGATTCTCATCGGGGTTACGCCTTTCAG GAGTACTTTATCCGGCACGTAGATGGGTGCGCACTTAACACAGATGGTGAGAAAGAAAGAGTTATTAAATGCTTAGAGGCGGCTATAGAACGCAGGGTTTGTGAG GGGGTAAGGTTAGAATTATGTGCGAAAAACAGGGCAGGGTTACTATCAGACATAACACGAGTTCTCCGCGAGAATGGCCTATTAGTCGTTCGAGCAGACATAGCAACCCATGGTGCCAAAGCAGTGAATGCTTTCTACGTTAGAGACATTTCAGGCAATGACGTGGACATGGAGTTCATCGATCAGTCGATGAAGAGACAGATAGGTCCAATAGATCTTGCAGTCAAGAAAGAAAAGTCCATGATGCCAAGCTTAATAGACCGGCCACGATTTTCCATCGGCGACATATTGAAGTCTCAGCTCGAACGGTTCTCCCACAGCTTTGTTACCATCAAGTGa
- the LOC131333383 gene encoding RNA-binding protein 2-like isoform X3 — protein sequence MEDPYWRYGASADRAGSISRSSFPGYLSSEPSALTSHHLSLTPHPGAYGLDDITGNGMGAEPGLSGLTAGASIRGYPPLQDPVLLGQRPDLAVGIGSGIPDLINGRPGSLARVDGIPVPARESNILFVDGLPSDSSRREVGHLFRPFIGFKDIRVVHKEPRREPPIRVVNAPQNVPSVLPSLTFLATSLPSRKESAPN from the exons aTGGAGGATCCCTATTGGAGATACGGTGCTTCTGCAGACAGAG CAGGCAGCATCTCAAGGTCAAGTTTTCCTGGCTATTTGTCATCTGAACCATCGGCATTAACATCTCATCATCTGTCGTTAACACCACATCCTGGGGCTTATGGGTTAGATGATATTACGGGTAATGGAATGGGGGCTGAACCTGGTCTTAGTGGATTAACAGCAGGAGCAAGCATTAGAGGCTACCCTCCTCTACAAGATCCAGTTTTACTTGGCCAAAGACCCGATCTTGCTGTAGGCATTGGTTCAGGCATCCCAGATTTGATTAATGGAAGGCCTGGCTCTTTGGCAAGGGTTGATGGTATTCCAGTCCCAGCAAGGGAATCTAACATTTTGTTTGTTGATGGTCTTCCAAGTGACTCTTCGAGGAGAGAAGTTGGTC ATCTTTTTCGTCCATTTATTGGCTTTAAGGACATCAGAGTTGTTCACAAGGAACCCAGACGT GAACCTCCTATCAGGGTGGTGAATGCACCTCAGAACGTCCCTTCTGTGCTCCCAAGTCTTACTTTCCTTGCAACCTCACTCCCTTCGAGAAAAGAATCCGCTCCCAACTAG
- the LOC131333859 gene encoding ACT domain-containing protein ACR2 isoform X1, protein MKKVSSPYFDPEFDSLTERIFGPDCRVSIDNESLRDCTVIKVDSVNKQGLLLEVVQVLTDMNLNISKSYISSDAGWFMDVFHAKDAHGNKVTDQRTINYIQQLYMQAIGTTTRETQKRKSITSKMNEPEPHSEPKAIEMTGPDRPGLFSEISAALAELQCNVVEAHAWSHNARLACVAYISDQSTDVPIDDRRLAAIEDHLTTVLRATTAQNPAGEFSKQQEVKTAGLPEGEGSMMTKVERRLHQLMLSVRDFDRPVVKLGQLNGTTAGDQELGMMRWGSNSSTVSIESCKEKGYSIVTVQCKDRPRLMFDTVCTLTDMQYVVFHASIDSHRGYAFQEYFIRHVDGCALNTDGEKERVIKCLEAAIERRVCEGVRLELCAKNRAGLLSDITRVLRENGLLVVRADIATHGAKAVNAFYVRDISGNDVDMEFIDQSMKRQIGPIDLAVKKEKSMMPSLIDRPRFSIGDILKSQLERFSHSFVTIK, encoded by the exons ATGAAGAAAGTTAGTTCGCCATACTTTGATCCAGAGTTTGATAGTCTTACAGAGAGGATATTCGGCCCGGA TTGCAGAGTTTCCATTGACAATGAAAGCTTAAGAGATTGCACCGTCATAAAG GTAGATAGTGTAAACAAGCAGGGTCTACTTCTGGAAGTGGTGCAAGTACTAACAGATATGAACCTCAACATCTCCAAAAGCTACATATCCAGTGATGCTGGCTGGTTCATGGATG TTTTTCACGCGAAAGATGCGCATGGGAACAAGGTTACAGACCAAAGAACGATCAACTACATCCAGCAG CTATATATGCAGGCAATAGGAACAACTACTAGAGAAACCCAAAAGAGAAAGTCCATAACCAGTAAAATGAACGAGCCCGAACCACACAGTGAGCCCAAAGCAATTGAAATGACTGGGCCTGACCGGCCCGGCCTGTTTTCGGAGATATCCGCAGCCTTAGCTGAGCTCCAATGCAACGTGGTGGAAGCCCATGCATGGAGCCACAATGCACGTTTGGCCTGTGTTGCCTACATCTCGGACCAATCTACCGACGTCCCCATCGACGACCGCCGGCTTGCCGCCATCGAGGACCATCTCACCACCGTGCTCCGGGCGACCACGGCACAAAACCCTGCTGGAGAGTTTTCGAAACAGCAAGAGGTGAAGACTGCTGGCCTCCCAGAAGGAGAAG GTAGTATGATGACTAAGGTGGAGCGTCGGTTGCACCAACTGATGCTTTCGGTGCGGGACTTCGATAGGCCCGTGGTGAAGTTGGGGCAGCTGAATGGTACTACAGCTGGTGATCAGGAGCTAGGGATGATGAGGTGGGGCAGTAATAGTAGTACTGTGAGCATAGAGAGTTGTAAAGAGAAGGGGTATTCGATAGTGACAGTGCAGTGTAAGGATCGACCCAGGCTTATGTTTGATACGGTGTGTACGCTTACGGATATGCAGTATGTGGTTTTCCATGCTTCCATTGATTCTCATCGGGGTTACGCCTTTCAG GAGTACTTTATCCGGCACGTAGATGGGTGCGCACTTAACACAGATGGTGAGAAAGAAAGAGTTATTAAATGCTTAGAGGCGGCTATAGAACGCAGGGTTTGTGAG GGGGTAAGGTTAGAATTATGTGCGAAAAACAGGGCAGGGTTACTATCAGACATAACACGAGTTCTCCGCGAGAATGGCCTATTAGTCGTTCGAGCAGACATAGCAACCCATGGTGCCAAAGCAGTGAATGCTTTCTACGTTAGAGACATTTCAGGCAATGACGTGGACATGGAGTTCATCGATCAGTCGATGAAGAGACAGATAGGTCCAATAGATCTTGCAGTCAAGAAAGAAAAGTCCATGATGCCAAGCTTAATAGACCGGCCACGATTTTCCATCGGCGACATATTGAAGTCTCAGCTCGAACGGTTCTCCCACAGCTTTGTTACCATCAAGTGa
- the LOC131332853 gene encoding uncharacterized protein LOC131332853 — MDPLKYLFEKSTLTGRMAQWLLMLAEFELKYVITKSVKGKAVAEFLADCPVKGGEDAEFKFPDEDIMTLAEDVWKFYFDGAANQKGFGIGVSLIAPDGSHIPLAFKLNFEVTNNQVEYEACIVGMEAAIEIGIEKLEVVGDSNLAVSQANGDWKVKEEKLKPYHQDLEDLIPHFNKVTFTHVPRLKSQFTDSLATLASMVEIPIGVRLRPIVIEQRDTPVYQHVMAIDEPDDGHPWYYDI; from the coding sequence ATGGACCCTctcaagtacttatttgagaaatcGACTCTTACAGGAAGGATGGCACAATGGCTACTGATGTTAGCAGAATTTGAATTAAAGTATGTCATCACGAAGTCTGTAAAAGGAAAAGCTGTTGCTGAATTCTTGGCTGACTGCCCAGTCAAAGGAGGTGAAGATGCTGAGTTTAAGTTTCCTGATGAAGACATAATGACTCTAGCCGAAGATGTTTGGAAGTTTTACTTCGATGGAgcagccaatcagaaaggatttggaaTTGGCGTGTCGTTGATAGCACCCGACGGATCCCACATTCCGCTCGCATTCAAGCTAAACTTTGAGGTTACCAACAATCAAGTGGAGTACGAGGCTTGCATTGTAGGTATGGAAGCAGCAATTGAAATTGGTATAGAGAAATTAGAAGTGGTAGGAGATTCCAACCTAGCAGTGTCACAGGCCAACGGTGACTggaaagtcaaagaagaaaagCTAAAGCCTTACCATCAAGATCTCGAAGATCTCATCCCTCATTTCAACAAAGTAACCTTCACTCATGTACCGAGACTCAAGAGTCAATTTACGGACTCCTTGGCCACGCTGGCATCCATGGTTGAAATTCCCATTGGTGTGAGGCTAAGGCCAATCGTGATCGAACAAAGGGATACACCGGTCTACCAGCATGTCATGGCCATTGACGAGCCCGATGATGGTCACCCTTGGTATTACGACATTTAG
- the LOC131333383 gene encoding RNA-binding protein 2-like isoform X2 produces MEDPYWRYGASADRGSISRSSFPGYLSSEPSALTSHHLSLTPHPGAYGLDDITGNGMGAEPGLSGLTAGASIRGYPPLQDPVLLGQRPDLAVGIGSGIPDLINGRPGSLARVDGIPVPARESNILFVDGLPSDSSRREVGHLFRPFIGFKDIRVVHKEPRRSGDKAMVLCFVEFDDAKCALTALEALQGYKFDDKKSDSPVLKIHFAHFPFRLPSDHGEQWSGGP; encoded by the exons aTGGAGGATCCCTATTGGAGATACGGTGCTTCTGCAGACAGAG GCAGCATCTCAAGGTCAAGTTTTCCTGGCTATTTGTCATCTGAACCATCGGCATTAACATCTCATCATCTGTCGTTAACACCACATCCTGGGGCTTATGGGTTAGATGATATTACGGGTAATGGAATGGGGGCTGAACCTGGTCTTAGTGGATTAACAGCAGGAGCAAGCATTAGAGGCTACCCTCCTCTACAAGATCCAGTTTTACTTGGCCAAAGACCCGATCTTGCTGTAGGCATTGGTTCAGGCATCCCAGATTTGATTAATGGAAGGCCTGGCTCTTTGGCAAGGGTTGATGGTATTCCAGTCCCAGCAAGGGAATCTAACATTTTGTTTGTTGATGGTCTTCCAAGTGACTCTTCGAGGAGAGAAGTTGGTC ATCTTTTTCGTCCATTTATTGGCTTTAAGGACATCAGAGTTGTTCACAAGGAACCCAGACGT AGTGGAGATAAGGCTATGGTTCTATGCTTTGTTGAGTTTGACGATGCAAAGTGTGCACTTACTGCCCTGGAAGCTCTTCAAG GTTACAAATTTGATGATAAGAAATCGGATTCCCCTGTTTTGAAGATCCACTTTGCACATTTTCCTTTCCGTCTTCCATCTGATCATGGTGAGCAATGGTCGGGAGGTCCTTGA
- the LOC131333383 gene encoding RNA-binding protein 2-like isoform X1: protein MEDPYWRYGASADRAGSISRSSFPGYLSSEPSALTSHHLSLTPHPGAYGLDDITGNGMGAEPGLSGLTAGASIRGYPPLQDPVLLGQRPDLAVGIGSGIPDLINGRPGSLARVDGIPVPARESNILFVDGLPSDSSRREVGHLFRPFIGFKDIRVVHKEPRRSGDKAMVLCFVEFDDAKCALTALEALQGYKFDDKKSDSPVLKIHFAHFPFRLPSDHGEQWSGGP, encoded by the exons aTGGAGGATCCCTATTGGAGATACGGTGCTTCTGCAGACAGAG CAGGCAGCATCTCAAGGTCAAGTTTTCCTGGCTATTTGTCATCTGAACCATCGGCATTAACATCTCATCATCTGTCGTTAACACCACATCCTGGGGCTTATGGGTTAGATGATATTACGGGTAATGGAATGGGGGCTGAACCTGGTCTTAGTGGATTAACAGCAGGAGCAAGCATTAGAGGCTACCCTCCTCTACAAGATCCAGTTTTACTTGGCCAAAGACCCGATCTTGCTGTAGGCATTGGTTCAGGCATCCCAGATTTGATTAATGGAAGGCCTGGCTCTTTGGCAAGGGTTGATGGTATTCCAGTCCCAGCAAGGGAATCTAACATTTTGTTTGTTGATGGTCTTCCAAGTGACTCTTCGAGGAGAGAAGTTGGTC ATCTTTTTCGTCCATTTATTGGCTTTAAGGACATCAGAGTTGTTCACAAGGAACCCAGACGT AGTGGAGATAAGGCTATGGTTCTATGCTTTGTTGAGTTTGACGATGCAAAGTGTGCACTTACTGCCCTGGAAGCTCTTCAAG GTTACAAATTTGATGATAAGAAATCGGATTCCCCTGTTTTGAAGATCCACTTTGCACATTTTCCTTTCCGTCTTCCATCTGATCATGGTGAGCAATGGTCGGGAGGTCCTTGA
- the LOC131333859 gene encoding ACT domain-containing protein ACR2 isoform X3, with amino-acid sequence MNLNISKSYISSDAGWFMDVFHAKDAHGNKVTDQRTINYIQQLYMQAIGTTTRETQKRKSITSKMNEPEPHSEPKAIEMTGPDRPGLFSEISAALAELQCNVVEAHAWSHNARLACVAYISDQSTDVPIDDRRLAAIEDHLTTVLRATTAQNPAGEFSKQQEVKTAGLPEGEGSMMTKVERRLHQLMLSVRDFDRPVVKLGQLNGTTAGDQELGMMRWGSNSSTVSIESCKEKGYSIVTVQCKDRPRLMFDTVCTLTDMQYVVFHASIDSHRGYAFQEYFIRHVDGCALNTDGEKERVIKCLEAAIERRVCEGVRLELCAKNRAGLLSDITRVLRENGLLVVRADIATHGAKAVNAFYVRDISGNDVDMEFIDQSMKRQIGPIDLAVKKEKSMMPSLIDRPRFSIGDILKSQLERFSHSFVTIK; translated from the exons ATGAACCTCAACATCTCCAAAAGCTACATATCCAGTGATGCTGGCTGGTTCATGGATG TTTTTCACGCGAAAGATGCGCATGGGAACAAGGTTACAGACCAAAGAACGATCAACTACATCCAGCAG CTATATATGCAGGCAATAGGAACAACTACTAGAGAAACCCAAAAGAGAAAGTCCATAACCAGTAAAATGAACGAGCCCGAACCACACAGTGAGCCCAAAGCAATTGAAATGACTGGGCCTGACCGGCCCGGCCTGTTTTCGGAGATATCCGCAGCCTTAGCTGAGCTCCAATGCAACGTGGTGGAAGCCCATGCATGGAGCCACAATGCACGTTTGGCCTGTGTTGCCTACATCTCGGACCAATCTACCGACGTCCCCATCGACGACCGCCGGCTTGCCGCCATCGAGGACCATCTCACCACCGTGCTCCGGGCGACCACGGCACAAAACCCTGCTGGAGAGTTTTCGAAACAGCAAGAGGTGAAGACTGCTGGCCTCCCAGAAGGAGAAG GTAGTATGATGACTAAGGTGGAGCGTCGGTTGCACCAACTGATGCTTTCGGTGCGGGACTTCGATAGGCCCGTGGTGAAGTTGGGGCAGCTGAATGGTACTACAGCTGGTGATCAGGAGCTAGGGATGATGAGGTGGGGCAGTAATAGTAGTACTGTGAGCATAGAGAGTTGTAAAGAGAAGGGGTATTCGATAGTGACAGTGCAGTGTAAGGATCGACCCAGGCTTATGTTTGATACGGTGTGTACGCTTACGGATATGCAGTATGTGGTTTTCCATGCTTCCATTGATTCTCATCGGGGTTACGCCTTTCAG GAGTACTTTATCCGGCACGTAGATGGGTGCGCACTTAACACAGATGGTGAGAAAGAAAGAGTTATTAAATGCTTAGAGGCGGCTATAGAACGCAGGGTTTGTGAG GGGGTAAGGTTAGAATTATGTGCGAAAAACAGGGCAGGGTTACTATCAGACATAACACGAGTTCTCCGCGAGAATGGCCTATTAGTCGTTCGAGCAGACATAGCAACCCATGGTGCCAAAGCAGTGAATGCTTTCTACGTTAGAGACATTTCAGGCAATGACGTGGACATGGAGTTCATCGATCAGTCGATGAAGAGACAGATAGGTCCAATAGATCTTGCAGTCAAGAAAGAAAAGTCCATGATGCCAAGCTTAATAGACCGGCCACGATTTTCCATCGGCGACATATTGAAGTCTCAGCTCGAACGGTTCTCCCACAGCTTTGTTACCATCAAGTGa